A window of the Tunturibacter empetritectus genome harbors these coding sequences:
- a CDS encoding DUF3011 domain-containing protein codes for MKLTTKLLLIALLLIAGTCATPTPAAAQPGYGGPPPRITCSSDDGRRNWCNIGPSRDVRLVRQISGSPCVRDSTWGVDRRGLWVDRGCRAEFIVGRAGPPPPPPGPGPGAIVTCSSNDGGRRWCDIGRSRDVRLVRQISGSPCVRGQTWDVDRRGLWVDRGCRADFRVR; via the coding sequence ATGAAGCTCACAACCAAGCTCCTCCTGATCGCCCTTCTCCTGATCGCGGGCACCTGCGCCACACCCACACCAGCAGCCGCGCAACCTGGCTACGGCGGCCCACCCCCGAGGATTACCTGCTCCTCCGACGACGGCCGCAGAAACTGGTGCAACATCGGCCCCTCTCGCGATGTCCGCCTGGTCCGGCAGATCAGCGGCTCCCCCTGCGTTCGCGACAGCACCTGGGGCGTCGATCGTCGTGGCCTTTGGGTCGACCGCGGCTGCCGCGCCGAGTTCATCGTCGGCCGCGCAGGACCACCACCTCCGCCGCCCGGCCCTGGCCCCGGTGCTATCGTCACCTGCTCCTCCAATGATGGAGGCAGAAGATGGTGTGACATCGGCCGCAGCCGCGATGTAAGACTCGTCCGGCAGATCAGCGGCTCCCCCTGCGTCCGCGGCCAGACCTGGGATGTGGACCGTCGCGGCCTTTGGGTAGACCGAGGCTGCCGCGCTGACTTCCGAGTCCGCTAA